In Topomyia yanbarensis strain Yona2022 chromosome 2, ASM3024719v1, whole genome shotgun sequence, one DNA window encodes the following:
- the LOC131683843 gene encoding protein claret segregational: MESKIPKPMFVKKPTGMASLPGNARLPLTDLLNVPLELDYNGKRVASPELVRVATINKTKMRRSRSAIDLSRPNFHRPKFVPNLESIPSTKLHINSATVSQMVKNNLVKQVQKPSQLRRSLSTGDLTTKPLPTCNINSSVQQTHIKRQLSTISSTLPAKATKVTATSTATGKVYGAKPTTSNTATVKKLPMTNKPKVGLAKSSAINSSVSSEKSTVSNGGAGKKNIRQRIPPYDYKARFNDLLEKHQLLKTKLDKLTEANSELESLPQKYDDCLNELNKLKKEHERLQEKHRSALCENENLKLKNASLSSNLSETEAELSSLKKQYTMADDERTKLREMVKSLQEKSSLLEERNEFLQHDNNKKSELLFKANIERKDLHNAVMDLRGNIRVFCRVRPPLASELDRLECVWKYLDEQSLEISASDGCSKRMEFSFDHVFHSRTAQQDIFENVAPLIQSALDGYNVCIFAYGQTGSGKTYTMDGVPDELGVIPRTVDLIFNSVEDYKRLGWKYEIRVNFLEIYNEILYDLLDSSGTTKDLEIRMANAKNKTEVYVSNVIEETVQSKNQLRQLMATAKSNRATAATVGNERSSRSHAVTKLQLIGTHEEKGELSVGSINLVDLAGSESPKTSTRMDETKNINRSLSELSNVILALVQKNEHIPYRNSKLTHLLMPSLGGNSKTLMFVNVSPFQDCFNETIKSLRFASQVNACKLQKVRKNKILNNSSMF, from the exons ATGGAGTCAAAAATACCTAAGCCAATGTTTGTCAAAAAGCCCACTGGAATGGCCAGTTTGCCAGGAAATGCTCGTTTGCCCTTGACGGATTTGTTGAATGTGCCTTTGGAGTTGGACTACAATGGAAAACGGGTTGCCTCGCCAGAGCTTGTGCGTGTTGctacaataaataaaacaaagatGCGTCGAAGTCGCTCGGCTATCGATCTTAGCAGGCCTAACTTCCACAGGCCGAAATTTGTTCCAAACTTGGAATCAATCCCATCTACCAAATTGCATATTAACTCGGCTACTGTGTCGCAAATGGTTAAAAACAATCTGGTGAAACAGGTTCAGAAACCCTCGCAGCTACGGAGAAGCCTTTCCACCGGAGATTTGACAACAAAACCGCTGCCCACTTGCAACATCAACAGTTCCGTGCAACAAACTCATATAAAACGACAGTTGTCAACCATCAGCAGTACACTCCCCGCAAAGGCTACTAAGGTTACTGCTACTAGTACTGCGACAGGGAAGGTGTATGGTGCCAAACCAACCACATCAAATACAGCCACAGTAAAAAAACTGCCAATGACGAACAAGCCGAAAGTCGGTCTGGCCAAATCGTCAGCGATAAATTCTAGTGTGTCTAGTGAAAAATCTACCGTGTCGAATGGGGGAGCCGGGAAAAAGAACATAAGACAGAGGATTCCTCCGTACGATTACAAAGCCCGTTTTAATGATTTGCTTGAAAAACACCAATTGCTGAAAACAAAGCTGGATAAGCTGACTGAAGCAAACAGTGAGTTAGAATCTTTGCCGCAGAAATATGACGATTGTCTTAACGAGTTGAATAAACTCAAAAAAGAACACGAGCGATTACAGGAAAAACATCGCTCGGCTTTATGCGAAAATGAAAACCTTAAATTGAAAAATGCGTCACTCTCGTCCAATCTCAGCGAAACGGAAGCTGAGTTAAGCTCCCTAAAAAAACAGTACACTATGGCCGATGATGAACGAACGAAGCTACGCGAGATGGTCAAATCTCTGCAAGAAAAGTCATCTCTTCTGGAGGAGAGAAATGAGTTTCTCCAGCATGACAATAACAAAAAATCAGAACTGCTTTTCAAAGCTAACATTGAGCGAAAAGATTTGCACAATGCTGTTATGGATTTAAGAGGCAATATACGAGTGTTCTGTCGAGTACGGCCGCCGCTGGCATCCGAGCTGGATCGGCTTGAATGTGTTTGGAAATATCTAGATGAGCAATCGTTGGAGATTTCCGCCTCAGATGGATGCAGTAAGCGCATGGAGTTCAGCTTCGATCACGTGTTTCATTCGAGAACGGCACAACAGGATATTTTCGAAAATGTTGCACCGCTGATCCAATCTGCGCTGGACGGGTACAATGTCTGCATATTTGCCTACGGACAAACCGGCAGTGGTAAAACATATACCATGGATGGTGTACCCGACGAACTCGGTGTTATTCCGCGAACGGTGGATCTGATTTTCAACTCCGTTGAAGATTACAAACGTCTTGGCTGGAAGTATGAG ATAAGAGTCAACTTCCTTGAAATTTACAACGAAATTCTGTATGATCTGCTTGATTCATCTGGTACTACGAAAGACTTAGAAATTCGAATGGCGAACGCGAAAAACAAAACCGAGGTATACGTGTCTAATGTAATCGAAGAAACGGTGCAATCGAAAAATCAGTTACGCCAACTGATGGCAACCGCAAAATCAAACCGAGCGACGGCGGCCACTGTTGGAAACGAGCGCTCATCGCGATCACATGCGGTTACAAAGTTGCAGCTAATCGGAACGCACGAAGAGAAGGGCGAACTGAGCGTTGGATCGATCAATCTAGTCGATTTGGCTGGATCCGAGAGTCCGAAGACTAGCACCAGGATGGACGAAACCAAGAACATCAATCGATCCCTTAGTGAACTGAGCAACGTTATTTTGGCGCTGGTTCAGAAAAACGAACACATTCCATATAGGAACTCGAAACTAACGCACCTACTTATGCCGAGTCTTGGCGGCAACTCGAAAACGCTCATGTTTGTAAATGTTTCGCCATTCCAAGACTGCTTCAACGAAACAATTAAATCGCTACGATTTGCGTCACAGGTGAATGCGTGCAAATTGCAGAAAGTTCGCAAGAACAAAATTCTCAACAATTCCAGCATGTTTTAG